From a single Pseudomonas triticicola genomic region:
- a CDS encoding acyl-CoA dehydrogenase: protein MGGKASFNWIDPLLLDQQLTEEERMIRDTAAQFAQQSLAPRVLEAFRHEKTDPAIFREMGEVGLLGATIPEQYGGSGLNYVSYGLIAREVERVDSGYRSMMSVQSSLVMVPINEFGTEAQKQKYLPKLASGEWIGCFGLTEPNHGSDPGAMISRARKVDGGYSLTGAKMWITNSPIADVFVVWAKDDAGDIRGFVLEKGWKGLSAPAIHGKVGLRASITGEIVMDNVFVPEENIFPDVRGLKGPFTCLNSARYGISWGALGAAEFCWHTARQYTLDRQQFGRPLAATQLVQKKLADMQTEITLALQGCLRLGRMKDEGTAAVEITSIMKRNSCGKSLDIARMARDMLGGNGISDEFGVARHLVNLEVVNTYEGTHDVHALILGRAQTGLQAFY, encoded by the coding sequence ATGGGCGGTAAAGCTAGTTTCAATTGGATCGATCCCCTGCTGCTGGATCAACAGCTCACCGAAGAAGAGCGGATGATCCGCGATACCGCCGCGCAGTTCGCTCAACAGAGTCTGGCGCCGCGTGTGCTCGAAGCTTTCCGGCATGAAAAGACCGATCCGGCAATCTTCCGCGAGATGGGTGAAGTCGGCCTGCTCGGCGCCACCATTCCAGAGCAATACGGTGGCAGCGGTCTGAATTACGTCAGTTATGGCTTGATCGCACGTGAGGTCGAGCGCGTCGACTCCGGTTATCGCTCGATGATGAGTGTGCAGTCCTCGCTGGTGATGGTGCCGATCAACGAATTCGGTACCGAAGCACAGAAACAGAAGTATCTGCCGAAGCTGGCTTCCGGCGAATGGATCGGTTGCTTTGGTCTGACCGAGCCGAACCACGGTTCCGATCCGGGCGCGATGATTAGCCGGGCGCGTAAGGTTGATGGCGGCTACAGCCTGACCGGTGCGAAAATGTGGATCACCAACAGCCCGATCGCTGACGTCTTCGTGGTCTGGGCCAAGGACGATGCCGGCGATATCCGTGGCTTCGTTCTGGAGAAAGGCTGGAAAGGTCTGAGCGCTCCGGCGATTCACGGCAAGGTCGGCCTGCGCGCTTCGATCACCGGTGAGATCGTCATGGACAACGTGTTCGTGCCGGAAGAGAACATTTTCCCGGATGTCCGTGGCCTGAAAGGTCCTTTCACCTGCCTCAATTCCGCACGCTATGGCATTTCCTGGGGCGCGCTGGGCGCTGCCGAATTCTGCTGGCACACTGCGCGCCAATACACTCTGGATCGTCAGCAGTTCGGTCGTCCGCTGGCCGCAACTCAGCTGGTACAGAAGAAACTCGCCGACATGCAGACCGAAATCACTCTGGCACTGCAAGGCTGCCTGCGCTTGGGTCGGATGAAGGATGAAGGCACTGCCGCCGTTGAAATCACTTCGATCATGAAGCGCAACTCCTGCGGCAAGTCGCTGGATATCGCGCGGATGGCGCGCGACATGCTCGGTGGTAACGGCATCTCCGATGAGTTCGGTGTGGCCCGTCACCTGGTCAACCTGGAAGTGGTGAATACCTATGAAGGTACCCATGACGTTCACGCGCTGATCCTCGGGCGTGCGCAAACCGGTCTGCAGGCGTTCTATTAA
- a CDS encoding LysR family transcriptional regulator, translating to MRRKIPSTAALISFEAAARHESFTRAAEELSLTQGAICRQIASLEEFLSVQLFRRSRRGVKLTEAGLSYSRRVATQLDAVERDTLSVMGQQGTNVIELAVVPTFGTQWLLPRLKDFQLKHPEVTVNLTNRTRPFLFADTEFDAAIYFGDADWSGTESHRLMGENPMPVCSPALLGDRKQLTAQAIAELPLLQQTTRPYAWRQWFNSQQLNIPRDMTGPRYELFSMLAQAAMHDMGVALIPPFLIQRELAEKRLVVANPQALSSIKAYYLMIPERKVESASLKAFRDWLVNQAQSYSLEE from the coding sequence ATGCGCAGGAAGATCCCCAGCACCGCCGCACTGATCAGCTTCGAAGCTGCCGCCCGCCATGAGAGCTTTACCCGGGCCGCTGAAGAGCTGTCGCTCACCCAAGGCGCCATTTGCCGACAGATCGCCAGCCTCGAAGAGTTCCTCAGCGTGCAACTGTTCCGGCGCTCGCGACGTGGGGTGAAGCTGACGGAAGCGGGACTTTCCTACAGTCGCCGGGTGGCGACTCAGCTCGATGCAGTGGAGCGCGACACCCTCTCGGTGATGGGCCAGCAGGGCACCAACGTCATCGAGCTCGCAGTCGTCCCGACCTTCGGCACGCAATGGCTGCTGCCACGGCTCAAGGATTTCCAGCTCAAGCACCCGGAAGTGACCGTCAACCTGACCAACCGCACCCGGCCATTCCTGTTTGCCGACACCGAATTCGATGCCGCGATTTACTTCGGCGACGCCGACTGGTCGGGTACCGAATCCCACAGGTTGATGGGCGAAAATCCGATGCCGGTGTGCAGCCCCGCCCTACTCGGCGATCGCAAGCAACTGACAGCGCAAGCCATCGCCGAGCTACCGCTGCTGCAGCAGACGACCCGACCTTACGCCTGGCGCCAATGGTTCAACTCGCAACAGCTGAATATTCCGCGCGACATGACAGGTCCACGCTACGAGCTATTCTCCATGCTTGCCCAGGCAGCCATGCACGACATGGGCGTCGCGCTGATTCCGCCGTTTCTGATCCAGCGCGAGCTGGCAGAGAAACGTCTGGTGGTTGCCAACCCTCAAGCGCTCTCCAGCATCAAGGCCTATTACCTGATGATTCCGGAGCGAAAGGTCGAATCGGCATCGCTGAAGGCATTTCGCGACTGGCTGGTAAATCAAGCGCAGAGCTACAGCCTAGAAGAATAA
- a CDS encoding Re/Si-specific NAD(P)(+) transhydrogenase subunit alpha, whose amino-acid sequence MHIGVPLETQTGETRVAATPETIKKLISQGHKVTVQSGAGVKASVVDSAYEAAGASIGSANDAFGAELILKVVAPSDAELTLIKRGAVLVGMLNPFNNETIAKMAECGITAFALEAAPRTSRAQSLDVLSSQANIAGYKAVLLAAHYYPRFMPMLMTAAGTVKAARVLILGAGVAGLQAIATAKRLGAVIEASDVRPAVKEQIESLGAKFVDVPYETDEERECAVGVGGYARPMPASWMQRQAQAVHERAKQADIVITTALIPGRKAPTLLSAETVAQMKPGSVVIDLAAAQGGNCPLTVADQVAVENGVTIVGPTNLAGEVPADASALYARNLLDFLKLVFTKEGQFDVNLEDDIVAACLMCRDGQVIRKNA is encoded by the coding sequence GTGCACATTGGTGTTCCTCTCGAAACCCAGACCGGTGAAACACGGGTTGCTGCAACCCCGGAAACCATCAAGAAGCTGATCAGCCAAGGCCATAAGGTCACTGTGCAAAGCGGCGCTGGCGTCAAAGCCAGTGTCGTCGACAGTGCCTATGAAGCGGCCGGCGCAAGCATTGGCAGCGCCAATGACGCGTTCGGCGCCGAGCTGATACTCAAAGTGGTCGCGCCAAGCGATGCCGAACTGACGCTGATCAAGCGCGGTGCGGTGCTGGTGGGCATGCTCAACCCATTCAACAACGAGACCATCGCGAAGATGGCCGAATGCGGCATTACCGCGTTCGCCCTCGAGGCGGCACCGCGCACCTCGCGGGCGCAGAGTCTTGATGTGTTGTCGTCGCAGGCGAACATCGCCGGCTACAAAGCAGTGTTGCTCGCCGCTCACTATTACCCACGCTTCATGCCGATGCTGATGACTGCTGCGGGCACCGTGAAAGCGGCGCGCGTGCTGATTCTTGGCGCAGGCGTGGCCGGTTTGCAGGCGATTGCCACGGCGAAACGTCTGGGTGCGGTGATCGAAGCCTCCGACGTGCGCCCTGCGGTGAAGGAACAGATCGAATCCCTCGGCGCGAAGTTCGTCGACGTGCCTTACGAGACCGATGAAGAGCGCGAATGCGCCGTCGGTGTCGGCGGTTACGCGCGGCCGATGCCGGCGAGCTGGATGCAGCGTCAGGCCCAGGCTGTGCACGAGCGCGCCAAGCAGGCCGATATCGTCATCACCACCGCGCTGATTCCGGGCCGCAAGGCGCCGACGCTGCTCAGCGCCGAGACCGTGGCACAGATGAAACCGGGCTCGGTGGTCATCGACCTCGCCGCCGCCCAGGGTGGCAACTGCCCACTGACCGTCGCCGATCAGGTCGCTGTGGAAAACGGTGTGACCATCGTCGGCCCGACCAACCTCGCCGGTGAAGTCCCTGCCGATGCTTCGGCGCTGTACGCACGCAACCTGCTGGACTTCCTCAAGCTGGTGTTCACCAAGGAAGGCCAGTTCGACGTCAACCTCGAAGACGACATCGTCGCCGCGTGCCTGATGTGCCGCGACGGCCAAGTCATCCGCAAAAACGCCTAA
- a CDS encoding NAD(P) transhydrogenase subunit alpha, giving the protein MEELISPGIYNLIIFVLAIYVGYHVVWNVTPALHTPLMAVTNAISAIVIVGAMLAAALTVTPLGKTMGTLAVALAAVNVFGGFLVTRRMLEMFKKKAPKAKEEAPK; this is encoded by the coding sequence ATGGAAGAGCTTATCTCCCCCGGTATCTACAACCTGATCATCTTCGTGCTGGCGATTTATGTCGGTTACCACGTGGTCTGGAACGTTACACCTGCGCTGCACACGCCGTTGATGGCAGTCACCAACGCGATCTCGGCGATCGTGATCGTCGGCGCCATGCTCGCCGCTGCGCTGACCGTTACGCCGCTGGGCAAGACCATGGGCACGCTGGCTGTGGCACTGGCGGCGGTCAATGTGTTCGGTGGCTTCCTGGTCACCCGCCGCATGCTTGAGATGTTCAAGAAGAAAGCCCCGAAAGCAAAAGAAGAGGCGCCGAAGTAA
- a CDS encoding NAD(P)(+) transhydrogenase (Re/Si-specific) subunit beta gives MSMNLVTTLYLIASICFIQALKGLSHPTTSRRGNLFGMLGMALAILTTVGLIYKLGAELATAGIGYVIVGLLIGGTAGSIMAKRVEMTKMPELVAFMHSMIGLAAVFIAIAAVVEPQSLGIVKQLGDAIPAGNRLELFLGAAIGAITFSGSVIAFGKLSGKYKFRLFQGAPVQFAGQHKLNAVLGLATLVLGLTFMFTGNLMAFALMLALAFVMGVLIIIPIGGADMPVVVSMLNSYSGWAAAGIGFSLNNSMLIIAGSLVGSSGAILSYIMCKAMNRSFFNVLLGGFGNTADAGPAGAQEARPVKSGSADDATFLLTNADTVIIVPGYGLAVARAQHALKELTEKLTHRGVTVKYAIHPVAGRMPGHMNVLLAEAEVPYDQVFEMEDINSEFGQADVVLVLGANDVVNPAAKNDPKSPIAGMPILEAFKAKTIIVNKRSMASGYAGLDNELFYLDKTMMVFGDAKKVIEDMVKAVE, from the coding sequence ATGAGCATGAATCTCGTCACGACGCTCTACCTGATCGCGTCGATCTGCTTTATCCAGGCCCTCAAAGGCCTGTCGCACCCGACCACTTCGCGGCGCGGCAACCTGTTCGGCATGCTTGGCATGGCGCTGGCTATCCTCACCACCGTCGGCCTAATCTATAAGTTGGGCGCCGAGCTGGCCACTGCCGGTATCGGTTACGTGATCGTGGGCCTGCTGATCGGCGGTACCGCCGGCTCGATCATGGCCAAGCGCGTTGAAATGACCAAGATGCCGGAACTGGTAGCGTTCATGCACAGCATGATCGGCCTCGCGGCGGTGTTTATTGCCATCGCGGCGGTGGTCGAGCCGCAATCGCTGGGTATCGTTAAACAACTGGGCGATGCGATTCCGGCGGGCAACCGTCTGGAGCTGTTCCTCGGTGCTGCGATCGGTGCTATCACCTTCTCGGGTTCGGTGATCGCCTTCGGCAAGCTCTCAGGCAAATACAAGTTCCGTCTGTTCCAGGGCGCACCGGTACAGTTCGCCGGTCAGCACAAGCTCAATGCGGTTCTGGGTCTGGCTACGCTGGTTCTCGGCCTGACCTTCATGTTCACCGGCAACCTCATGGCGTTCGCGCTGATGCTGGCACTGGCGTTCGTGATGGGCGTGCTGATCATCATCCCGATCGGCGGCGCCGACATGCCGGTAGTGGTGTCGATGCTCAACAGCTATTCCGGCTGGGCGGCGGCGGGCATCGGTTTCTCGCTGAACAACTCGATGCTGATCATTGCCGGCTCGCTGGTGGGTTCGAGCGGTGCGATTCTCTCGTACATCATGTGCAAGGCGATGAATCGCTCCTTCTTTAATGTACTGCTCGGCGGTTTCGGCAATACGGCAGATGCAGGCCCTGCCGGTGCGCAGGAAGCCCGTCCGGTGAAATCCGGCTCGGCTGATGACGCAACCTTCCTGCTGACCAACGCCGACACCGTGATCATCGTCCCGGGCTACGGTCTGGCAGTGGCCCGTGCACAACACGCACTGAAGGAACTGACCGAGAAGCTGACCCATCGCGGCGTGACCGTGAAGTACGCGATTCACCCGGTGGCCGGTCGCATGCCTGGGCATATGAACGTCCTGCTCGCCGAGGCCGAAGTGCCTTACGATCAGGTGTTCGAGATGGAAGACATCAACTCCGAGTTCGGTCAGGCCGACGTTGTGCTGGTGCTCGGTGCGAACGACGTGGTCAACCCGGCCGCGAAGAACGATCCGAAGTCGCCGATTGCCGGTATGCCGATTCTCGAAGCGTTCAAGGCCAAGACCATCATCGTCAACAAGCGCTCGATGGCCAGCGGCTACGCCGGCCTGGACAACGAACTGTTCTATCTGGACAAGACCATGATGGTTTTCGGCGACGCGAAGAAAGTCATCGAAGACATGGTCAAAGCGGTTGAGTAA